The Thermodesulfovibrionales bacterium genome includes a window with the following:
- a CDS encoding cupin domain-containing protein: IEAEEHRTIYRPWGEFTVLEEGDRYKIKRIMVKPEERLSLQMHHHRSEHWIVVKGTAKVTIGDRDIFIHENESAYVPKSTLHRLENPGKVPLEIIEVQNGEYVGEDDIRRLDDRYGR, encoded by the coding sequence GGATAGAGGCCGAAGAGCACCGGACGATTTACCGCCCCTGGGGAGAATTCACGGTCCTCGAAGAGGGCGACCGATACAAGATAAAGCGGATCATGGTAAAGCCCGAGGAGAGGCTGAGCCTCCAGATGCACCATCACAGGAGCGAACACTGGATTGTGGTGAAGGGCACCGCCAAAGTCACCATCGGCGACAGGGACATCTTCATCCACGAAAACGAAAGCGCCTATGTGCCGAAATCTACACTTCACAGGCTCGAAAACCCCGGGAAGGTGCCTCTCGAAATTATCGAGGTCCAGAACGGTGAATACGTGGGAGAAGACGACATCAGAAGACTGGACGACAGGTACGGCAGGTAA